From the Chthoniobacterales bacterium genome, one window contains:
- a CDS encoding NAD-dependent epimerase/dehydratase family protein yields MSKILVTGGFGYVGSRLVPHLLSLGHDVRVLDLMLYTEAGLDALKADPKWPEWEKRFSLVRGDLRDSNKVREGLAGRDTVIHLAAISNDPTGDIDEVLTRQVNFDAIGMLLALAKESGVKRFINASSSSVFGARTESEINERLEPEPLTYYSKYKALSEWLVLSASGPEFCAVNVRPATICGYSPRQRFDLTVNKLTADALRKKVITVHGGKQRRPNVGMTDMINLYGILVDAPADKINGRTFNFGFENHQVIDIAKIIQSELSDLNVEIKVTDTTDHRDYHISSDRILRDLGYKPVSSIRQEVANLRAALEAGQFPDIDAPEHYNMKFMKIGRDTGCLDYLAR; encoded by the coding sequence ATGTCAAAAATCCTCGTTACAGGCGGCTTCGGCTACGTTGGCAGCCGGTTGGTCCCGCATCTTCTGTCCCTCGGTCACGACGTGCGCGTGCTCGACCTCATGCTCTACACCGAGGCCGGGCTTGACGCCCTCAAAGCCGATCCCAAATGGCCCGAGTGGGAAAAGCGTTTCAGCCTGGTTCGCGGGGACCTTCGCGATTCGAACAAGGTGCGCGAAGGGCTAGCCGGACGCGACACTGTCATCCATCTCGCGGCCATCTCCAATGACCCGACGGGCGACATCGATGAAGTTCTCACCCGGCAAGTGAACTTCGACGCCATTGGAATGCTTCTGGCCTTGGCCAAGGAGTCCGGTGTGAAGCGCTTCATCAACGCCTCTTCGTCGAGCGTCTTCGGCGCCCGCACCGAATCGGAAATCAACGAGCGTCTCGAGCCCGAACCGCTGACTTACTACTCGAAATACAAAGCGCTTTCCGAATGGCTGGTTCTCTCCGCTTCCGGACCGGAATTCTGCGCGGTCAATGTCCGCCCAGCCACCATCTGCGGCTACTCGCCGCGCCAGCGCTTTGATCTCACGGTCAACAAGCTAACCGCCGATGCTCTACGGAAAAAAGTGATCACTGTGCATGGCGGCAAGCAGCGCCGTCCGAATGTCGGCATGACCGACATGATCAACCTCTACGGAATCTTGGTTGACGCCCCGGCGGACAAAATCAACGGCCGGACCTTCAACTTCGGCTTCGAGAACCACCAGGTCATCGACATCGCGAAAATCATCCAGTCCGAGTTGTCCGACCTGAATGTCGAAATCAAGGTGACGGACACGACCGACCACCGCGACTACCACATCTCCTCGGACCGCATCCTCCGTGACCTCGGTTACAAACCGGTGAGCAGCATCAGACAGGAAGTGGCCAACCTCCGCGCCGCCCTCGAAGCGGGCCAGTTCCCCGACATCGATGCGCCCGAGCATTACAACATGAAGTTCATGAAAATCGGCCGCGACACCGGCTGCCTCGATTACCTCGCTCGCTGA